The DNA segment ACCGTGGCCGCGGGCTCATTTTTCGGGTCGTGCGGCTGAAAGAACCAAGCGCAGATGCTGGGCAGCACGATCACGGCGGCAGCAACCAGTGCCACGTCTCGGCCACTCCACGGGACCGATGTGCGCTTTTCATAGGGAACCAGTTCACGTCCTGCCGAGTGCAACGCAAAAATATGGTTCCACAGCAGAATGCTCGCCAGCACGATGGCCAGCAGAATTCCCAATTGCAGCGCCGCGAAAGGAAACATAGTGATCGCGTAACCGTCAGCGCCCTCGGTTCGTAACACATCGCCTGCCACGGTCGCCACAATCGCTGGCAAGCCCATCCGGCAGGCAATCTACGATTGCCCCTCGAGCAGATTCACGGCCGTCCGAATGTAGGCCACGCCGGAATAGATAGTCAGTGCCACGGCGGACCATACACTGGCGATCAATAACCATTCGATGGCCGCCGGCACGGCGTCCGGCGGATAGGAAAGATAAAACAGCGACACGCCGATAGCGACGCATTGCAAGACCATCTTCAACTTGCCCGACATCGCGGCAGAAAAGTCCGCTCCGCGCTGCTCCAAAAAGCTCCGCAGCGCCGTGACCAGCAGCTCGCGACCGACGATGACTACGACCATCCAGGCCTGCACGTAATCGTGCAACTCTGGAATGGCCGCTAGAAAAATGAAGCTGCCGCACACGATGATTTTGTCGGCAAAGGGGTCGAGAATCCGCCCCAATGTGGTCACCATGCCATAGCGCCGTGCCAGATAGCCATCGACCCAATCGGTCGAGGCCGCGATCAGAAACACGACAAACGAGGCCAGATACAGCTTCCAGACAATCAACACGAACAACACGACTGACAATGCCAGCCGCATGGCTGTCAATTGATTCGGCAGATTGAAGGCCGTGGCCCGGGCTATGTTCTTTGTGCTCACCGTCATGGCGATGATCCTCAGCGCGGTTTGCCGACGGCCGCTGCCACCAGGTCGTACCCGTGCGCAGCCACTACCTCGCACTCGACTAGCTGACCGGCTCGCAATCCTCTACCTGAAACATAGACCACGGTATCCACGTCGGGGGCGTCCGCATAGGTGCGGCCAATCCAGGCCCCTTTTTCCTCGGGCACGGCCCTGTCCAACAGCACGTCGTACTTTTGGCCGACGCGTGTCGCACTGAAATTCAGGGCAATCTCTTGTTGCACGCCCATCAACTCATCGCGACGTGCTTCCTTGACTTGCTCGTCAATGTGATCAGGCAGCCGCGCGGCCGGCGTGTCGGGCTCGAACGAATACGTAAACACTCCTAGCCTCTCGAAGTGTTGCTCGCGGACAAATTCCACGAGCTCGGCGAATTGCTCGTCGGTCTCGCCCGGAAAGCCTGCTATGAACGTCGTGCGCATGACCAGGTCGGGAATGGCGCCCCGCAGCTTCTTCAACAGCTCTTCCGTCTCGCTGCGCGCGACGCGCCGTTGCATCCGCTTCAACATCGTGTCGTTGATGTGTTGCAGCGGCATGTCCAAATAGGGGACGATTCGCTTCGCGCCGGCCAGCACGTCGATCAATTCATCGCTGAAGTACATAGGGTACAAGTACATCACGCGAATCCAATCGAGCCCTTCGATCTTGTCGAGTTCCGTCAGCAATTCAGGCAAACGGGGCCGCCCGTACAGGTCCAGACCGTAGTAGGTCGTGTCCTGGGCCACGATGTTCAGTTCGCGCACGCCATCGGCCACGAGCTCGCGTGCTTCGTCAAGGACCTCTTCGATCGGCTTGGTGGCGTGCTTCCCGCGCATTTTGGGGATCGCGCAGAACGTACACAGCCGGTCGCATCCCTCGGAGATCTTCAAAAAAGCAAAATGCCGCGGCGTGATGCGCAATCGCGAACGATCCGGTAGCGGCGAGGCGGGCGCCGGCTGAAACACGCTGCGTTGCTCGTGCAAACCGCCGATCAACCGGTCGGCTACCTTGGTCACCGATTCCCGGCCGAAAACACCCACCAGACAGTCGATCTCGGGGCATTGCTCGAGCAGCGCCTCTTTCTCGCGCTCGGCAAGGCAGCCCGAGACGATTACGCCCCGGATACGGCCGCGGCGCTTGAGGTCCAGCATTTCGCGGATAGCGCCGTACGATTCCTGCCGCGCCTGCTCGATGAAGCCGCAAGTGTTGACCACGACCAGGTCGGCTCCGTCGGGCTCACTCACCAGCCGATAACCGTCCAACTGCAACAGGCCGAGCATTCGCTCGCTATCGACCAGATTTTTGGGGCAGCCGAGACTCACAAACGAGTAGGTCCCTTTTTCCGTGCGCGGTGCGGTGTCGCGAGGGGGTGCAGCGGCACTCGACTTTCTCGGCTGGTCAACAATGGGCAACAACGTGATCCACTCCAGAGGCAAAGACCGCAAGGACGGCAACCGCGACGAGAACCCGCCTGCGAGCCACAAATGCTACCCAATGGCTGGCAAACTGGCGAGCCGGAACTCATCCCATTGTCGGTCAGGCAAGGAACATGACAAGGGACTGCTCCCCCAGTTCAGGTTAATTTATCTCGGCTAAACTCGACAATATGCCAATCGGACTGGGCCTGCCGACCCGTTTTTGCCATTCGTGAGTTTCGTGTGTCGGTCGCGCCTGTCCTCTCGTCGAAAACTCCCTATTACACCGATCCAGGATCTCGCAACAAAATTCGTTCCGCCGCACATCGACCGCAAATGCGTTTCGCGCGTTCGGAACAAATTTCAAATCCCCTTTGACATTCAGCGGGCATTCCGCCGATTGCCTTCGCGACACATCGCCGTTCGTGCCGTACATTCAATCACTTTCCGGCCATGGCGGATCCTTCTGCCTTTGATCTTGAGCGTGGCGAGACGCAATGACCACGCGCGTTTCCTACGCTCTATGGCGCTAGGCCACGTTCCTTCCCCTGCTGGAACGCGGCGCGTGCTGACCATAATGAGAAACTGGCCAAAGATTCTGCTGGCAGATCGCATGGTTGCTAGATATAGTGTACAAAAGTACACATATCCGAGGGGCAAGATGCTTCCCGACATACCCGCCGACGAACTGGCAGCCTGTCTCGACCGCACGGCCTCTCGACTCCTGCGCCGGGCTGGCGTCCGCACTCCCCCGGTCGATGCCCTGCGCATCGCGACCACACTCGGAATCCAGACCGCCGTCGACGCCAGTCAGTCCGCGCGGGCCCGCTATGTCGAATTGCGTGCGATCCGGGGCCGAACCGCACGTCCGGCTATTTTGCTCCGGCCCGAACCGCGGGCCGAGCGCCGCCAATGGGCCGTGGCGCATGAACTTGGCGAGCGTGAAGCGGCAACCATATTTCGTCGCTTGTCGGTCGACCCCCGCGCGGCCCCGCCAACAGCCCGCGAATGGGTCGCCAATCAATTGGCCAATCGAATCCTTTTGCCAACACGCTGGCTGTTGCGGGGCGGCAGCGCCACCGCCTGGGACCTGTTAGCTCTAAAAACCCGTTTCAGCACAGCCAGCCACGAGCTGATTTTGCGAAGGATGCTGGACTTCTCGCTGCCAATCGTCGTGACGATTTTTGATCATGGGGTACGGTCGTTCCGTCGCGGTAACGTCGGGGGCCGACTGGCACTGACGCCCGAGGAGCGCGCCTGCTGGCTGGCAGCGCACGTTAGCGGCCAAGTACACGAGCGGGCCACAGCGACCTCATCGATACGCTGCTGGCCCGTCCACGAGCCAGGCTGGAAGCGAGAACTTTTGAGGCTGGAGCTTCAAGAAGGGTTTGATGAAGGACCCGCCGAGGAGTGGCAATCCGACGATACCTCCGTCGAAGACCAAGAGGACCAGTGGCTGCGCGAAGATCTTTAACGACCAACGGCATTAACGGCCCCAACACAACGAGACCAACGGGGAAGCCGCTACATT comes from the Pirellulales bacterium genome and includes:
- the pgsA gene encoding CDP-diacylglycerol--glycerol-3-phosphate 3-phosphatidyltransferase, whose protein sequence is MTVSTKNIARATAFNLPNQLTAMRLALSVVLFVLIVWKLYLASFVVFLIAASTDWVDGYLARRYGMVTTLGRILDPFADKIIVCGSFIFLAAIPELHDYVQAWMVVVIVGRELLVTALRSFLEQRGADFSAAMSGKLKMVLQCVAIGVSLFYLSYPPDAVPAAIEWLLIASVWSAVALTIYSGVAYIRTAVNLLEGQS
- the rimO gene encoding 30S ribosomal protein S12 methylthiotransferase RimO → MSLGCPKNLVDSERMLGLLQLDGYRLVSEPDGADLVVVNTCGFIEQARQESYGAIREMLDLKRRGRIRGVIVSGCLAEREKEALLEQCPEIDCLVGVFGRESVTKVADRLIGGLHEQRSVFQPAPASPLPDRSRLRITPRHFAFLKISEGCDRLCTFCAIPKMRGKHATKPIEEVLDEARELVADGVRELNIVAQDTTYYGLDLYGRPRLPELLTELDKIEGLDWIRVMYLYPMYFSDELIDVLAGAKRIVPYLDMPLQHINDTMLKRMQRRVARSETEELLKKLRGAIPDLVMRTTFIAGFPGETDEQFAELVEFVREQHFERLGVFTYSFEPDTPAARLPDHIDEQVKEARRDELMGVQQEIALNFSATRVGQKYDVLLDRAVPEEKGAWIGRTYADAPDVDTVVYVSGRGLRAGQLVECEVVAAHGYDLVAAAVGKPR
- a CDS encoding ImmA/IrrE family metallo-endopeptidase; the protein is MLPDIPADELAACLDRTASRLLRRAGVRTPPVDALRIATTLGIQTAVDASQSARARYVELRAIRGRTARPAILLRPEPRAERRQWAVAHELGEREAATIFRRLSVDPRAAPPTAREWVANQLANRILLPTRWLLRGGSATAWDLLALKTRFSTASHELILRRMLDFSLPIVVTIFDHGVRSFRRGNVGGRLALTPEERACWLAAHVSGQVHERATATSSIRCWPVHEPGWKRELLRLELQEGFDEGPAEEWQSDDTSVEDQEDQWLREDL